A stretch of Rhododendron vialii isolate Sample 1 chromosome 4a, ASM3025357v1 DNA encodes these proteins:
- the LOC131324408 gene encoding myb-related protein 2-like — MYNNHHQGKNIHPSSRMAVPPERHLLMRGVNGPVDSGLVLSTDAKPRLKWTPDLHERFIAAVSQLGGADKATPKSVLKLMGIPGLTLYHLKSHLQKYRLSKNLHGHANSGTNKNVAGDRMSETNGTHMDNPSIGTQTNKSLPISEAIQIQIEVQRRLHEQLEVQRHLQLRIEAQGKYLQSVLEKAQETLGRQNLGTVGLEAAKVQLSELVSKVSTQCLNPTISGLKEVSGLCPQQTQASQPTDCSMDSCLTSCEGSQRDQEMHNSGMGFISFDGNTNFGTKEVDRDPRLQQTELRWREDMKENRNFFLPMTKNTERSFATGINSDDLSIGVGLQGGKGNSSSFFSERRFRGRDENLCTLDQTTKRTDSVRRDDDKIPPGFKLPYFGPTLDLNTRDENDAASNCKQIDLNGFSWN; from the exons ATGTATAATAACCACCATCAGGGAAAGAACATCCATCCCTCCTCGAGAATGGCAGTCCCTCCAGAGAGGCATTTGCTCATGCGAGGAGTGAATGGACCAGTAGATTCTGGACTCGTACTTTCAACCGACGCAAAGCCTAGACTAAAATGGACACCAGACCTCCACGAACGGTTCATAGCAGCAGTCAGTCAGCTTGGAGGAGCAGACA AGGCCACTCCGAAATCAGTTTTGAAACTCATGGGGATTCCAGGACTTACATTATACCACTTAAAGAGCCATCTTCAG AAGTACAGGCTCAGTAAGAATCTCCATGGACACGCTAACAGTGGGACAAACAAAAATG TGGCAGGAGACAGGATGTCTGAAACAAATGGAACTCATATGGATAATCCAAGCATTGGAACCCAAACAAACAA AAGCTTACCCATAAGTGAAGCCATACAGATTCAGATTGAAGTGCAGAGAAGACTACACGAGCAGCTTGAG GTACAGCGGCACTTACAGCTCCGTATAGAGGCCCAAGGAAAATACCTACAGTCAGTGCTTGAGAAAGCCCAGGAGACCCTTGGAAGACAGAACTTGGGTACAGTCGGATTAGAGGCTGCGAAGGTTCAGCTCTCTGAATTGGTCTCGAAAGTATCTACCCAATGTCTGAATCCTACTATCTCAGGGCTGAAAGAAGTGTCAGGTCTGTGCCCACAGCAAACACAAGCATCCCAGCCCACAGATTGTTCCATGGATAGCTGCTTGACCTCGTGTGAAGGCTCTCAAAGGGATCAAGAGATGCACAACAGCGGAATGGGATTTATATCTTTTGATGGCAATACAAATTTCGGGACAAAAGAGGTTGACCGTGACCCTAGACTGCAGCAGACTGAACTCAGATGGCGCGAAGAcatgaaagaaaatagaaatttttttctaCCAATGACAAAAAACACAGAAAGATCATTTGCTACGGGAATTAACTCCGATGACTTATCCATAGGAGTTGGACTTCaaggaggaaaaggaaataGCAGCAGCTTCTTTTCAGAAAGAAGGTTTAGAGGAAGGGATGAGAATCTCTGTACTCTAGACCAGACCACCAAAAGAACTGATTCAGTTCGACGGGATGATGACAAGATACCACCAGGATTTAAACTGCCTTACTTTGGACCAACACTAGACTTGAACACCCGAGATGAAAATGATGCTGCTTCAAACTGCAAGCAAATAGACTTGAATGGTTTCAGCTGGAACTGA